The region ATCTTTAGCGGCGGCTTCTAAATTTCCAACATTTTTTACATAAGCCTTTTCAAACTCGTCCATTCTTATCTTAGTATCATCGTACTCAGCAATCACAATTTTTGAGTGTTCAGTTGAACAAGCTGTAATCAGAAATGTTAATAAGGCAGCGAAATAAATGGAAACCCTTAAAGACATTTTTATCTCCTTTATAGTTTTACAAATTTAACTTAGAATTTTATCATTTGAAGGTTTGAAAATCAAGGTAATTTTAAGCTGGTCAATGCAGATTGTACAAAGACCAGCTTTTCAATTACTATTTTAGCAAACTCATTTTTATAACTTGTTGACTTTTTCTGCTTAACATTTTTACAAAATATGTCCCGCTTGATAAATCCGAACCATCAATTACTAAATTGTAAGATCCGGATGTAATATTCTCATTTAATAATGTTTTAACTTCATTACCAAGTATATCATACAAAGCAATTTTAACAGTTCCCTCTTCAGGAATTATAAAATGCAAATTAGTAACCGGGTTAAATGGATTTGGATAGTTTTGAAATAGTTTATATTCATTAAGATCAGTTATTAAAACACCAGCTTCAGCTGAATACTCATAACTGCCATCAAGATCAATCTGTTTTAGTCTGTATAAATATTCAGAAGAATTTAAGTTATTATCATAAAAATTGTAAGTAATCCTGTTTGTTGATGAACCGCTTCCGCTAACAAATCCGATTGTTTGATAATCTCCCGAAATTTCTTTTCTTTCAATTTCAAAACCGTAATTATTTGTTTCACTGGCTGTAATCCACTGTAATTCAACACTTCCATTTACATATTCAGCTTTGAAAGAGATTAGTTCAACCGGAACAACAATCGAGTTAACTGCATTAAGAGCATTAATAATTCCCCAGCCATATTGGTTATCAGGATTTGCACTGCGCGAAGCAGTTGATTTTAATATGTACAAAACTTCCATTGGTGTAAGTAAGGGATTTTTCTGGAGTATTAAAGCACATACTCCTGCTACCAATGGACAGCTATAAGAAGTTCCTGAACCAAAATTATATTCATTTCCATAAATTGACGCAACATAATCATTGCTTCCCATAGCCATCAGATCTGGTTTAATTCTTCCATCGTAGGTAGGACCAACACTGCTAAATGATGAAATACCGCCTGAACTGTTAACAGAACCAATTGTAACAACACTATCACCGTCAGCCGGGGCATTTAATGTATTATGCGAAGAATTATAACCGTTATTGCCTGCAGAATTAACAACGGTAATTCCCAAGCCAACAGCATAATCGGCAGCAATAGTTATTCTTGCAGTATTGCCGTCCATATCCATCCAGGTATAACTTGAATACGGAGGATCAAATTCCAGATAGCCCAAAGAGGTTGAAGTTACATCAACACCAAGACTATCAGCCCATTCCATTGCTGCAATCCAGTTGTCTTCTTCCTGAGGGGTTTCTCCGGGATCAACCTCAGTCCTTGCTAACAAGTAAGTTGCACCGTAAGCAGGACCAATCAATTCTCCCTGCTTAAATCCGCCTATAAGAGAAAGAGTGGCAGTTCCATGAAAATGTCCGGTAAGATTTGGACTGTTAGTACCAAAATCATAAGTATGTGCAATATTCATACTTGAGAAAACTTCGTGAGTAAGATTTGAAAAGCCGGCATCCATTACACAAATCATAATACCTGCACCGTTATAACCTGAATCATGAACTGCTGGCACATTAATTTGATTAAGCTGGGTATAGGAATTTCCATAGTTTAAAGAATGAATACCTTCAGGCTGTGAAACTTTGCTTGTAATATTGTTTGATTTTTCAAATTCAACATCATCTTTTTTGCTTGTATAAACTCCAACTACATCCAGCAGCTTTACGAATGGATATTGAATAATACGATTCATTACATCAATAGTTGCATAACCGCTTACAGAATTAAACCATTTCGATTTTTGTTTTACAATAAAACCATCCTGTATTAATTGATTAATGTAATCTTGATTTACGGGAAGATCACTATATTTTATCAAATTCGAGTTATCTAAAACTTTCGCTCTTCTATCCAGTGATCTCTGAGTTACAACAGTTTCAGGTTTGTTAAAATATTTCTGAAGGTCATTACCTTTATCACTAAAATCAACCCATATTAGATAATTTTCCATCTGACCATCAGATTGCACTTTTGCTTGTAATCTTGAAGAAATTTTTAAATTCAAATCTTGAGCAAAAACATTTAATACTCCCAACAAAATAAAAGCAACTATAAAACTTCTCATCTAATTTCCTTTAATAGTTTATTTAACTCTTGTACCATTTTTTACTGATTCAGATACATTTAAAACCTGTAAAGTTCCATCTGCAGCTTCAACTGCCAAAACCATACCTCTGGATTCCAACCCCATTAACTTTGCCGGCTGTAAATTTGCAACAATAATTACTTTTTTGCCAATCAATTTTTCGGGTTGATAATGTTTGGCAATACCTGCCACTACTTGTCTCTCTTCGTTTTCTAACTTTACTTTTAGTTTCAATAACTTATCGCTTTTAGGAACATTCTCAACTTCAATTACTTCGGCAACTCTTAATTGCGTCTTCATAAAATCATCATAAGAAACAAGATTAACTTTTTCTGTTTCAGATTCTGATTTGGGAATTTTATTTACCAGAGCCTCAATTTTTTCATCTTCAATTTTAGGAAAAAGAATTTCCACCTGATTTAACTGATGACCAGCTGCTAACTGAGGTTTACCGCTTTCTTTCCAATCAACCGGTTTTGAATTTAACATCACAAAAAGTTTTTCTGTAGAAAATGGAAGAACAGGATAAAAGAGTTCTGCCAGGGTATAAATCGCTTGTAAACAAATATTAAGAGCTGTTCCACATCTTTCTTTATCTGATTTTACTGTTTTCCATGGTTCAGAATCATTAAAATACTTGTTGCCATCGCGGGCAAGATTCATAATCTCATTTACGCCATCCCGGATCTTATACTTTTCAAAAAGATCAGCAACACGCTCCGGATATTCCGAAATTTCTTTAAGCATATCCTGATCAATCTTTTCAAGTTTTGCAATTGCAGGAACTCTTCCATCAAAATGTTTAAATACAAATGTAAAAGTCCGGTTGATAAAATTACCGAGTATATCAGCAAGCTCGCTGTTATTTCTCATCTGGAATTCTTTCCAGTAAAAATCTGTATCGCGGGTTTCAGGTAAATTCGCCGCAAGTGCATATCTCAATAAATCAGCCTGAAAGAGATTTAAAAATTCATCAACATCTATTCCCCAATTTCTGCTTTTTGAAAATTTCTTACCTTCAAAATTCAAGAATTCGTTTGCCGGAACATTTTGAGGCAGACAGTACTGTTCTTTTCCGTCTTCATTCCAAGCCATAAGTATCGCAGGAAAAATAAGCGTATGAAATACTACATTATCTTTTCCAATAAATGCGATGTATTTTGTATTTGTATCCAGCCAATATTTTTTCCAGAGATCGGGATCATTTTTTATTTGCGAAAATTCTTTAGTAGAAGAGATATATCCCAGAACTGCCTCGAACCAAACGTAAATAACCTTACCTTCAGCACCATCAACAGGAACCTTAACTCCCCAGTCAAGATCGCGGGTAATTGCTCTTTCCTTCAATCCATCTTTAAACCACCCGCGGCAATATTGAAGAACATTTTCTTTCCAGCCGTATTTTGTATTCATCTGATCTATATATTTTTCCAATGCAGGTTGATATTTACCAAGTGGAAAGAAGTAATGTGATGTTTCTTTTAATGTAGG is a window of Ignavibacterium sp. DNA encoding:
- the metG gene encoding methionine--tRNA ligase, giving the protein MAKEKIIVTSALPYANGKIHLGHLSGAYLPADIYVRYKRLNGDDIIYICGSDEHGVPITISADKEKVSPKIIIDRYHEANKKAFEQFGMSFDNYSRTSLPIHHETAKEFFLNFYNRGLFVERKSLQFFDEKANMFLPDRYVEGTCPKCGYIEARSDECENCGSLYDPSELLNPKSKITGATPTLKETSHYFFPLGKYQPALEKYIDQMNTKYGWKENVLQYCRGWFKDGLKERAITRDLDWGVKVPVDGAEGKVIYVWFEAVLGYISSTKEFSQIKNDPDLWKKYWLDTNTKYIAFIGKDNVVFHTLIFPAILMAWNEDGKEQYCLPQNVPANEFLNFEGKKFSKSRNWGIDVDEFLNLFQADLLRYALAANLPETRDTDFYWKEFQMRNNSELADILGNFINRTFTFVFKHFDGRVPAIAKLEKIDQDMLKEISEYPERVADLFEKYKIRDGVNEIMNLARDGNKYFNDSEPWKTVKSDKERCGTALNICLQAIYTLAELFYPVLPFSTEKLFVMLNSKPVDWKESGKPQLAAGHQLNQVEILFPKIEDEKIEALVNKIPKSESETEKVNLVSYDDFMKTQLRVAEVIEVENVPKSDKLLKLKVKLENEERQVVAGIAKHYQPEKLIGKKVIIVANLQPAKLMGLESRGMVLAVEAADGTLQVLNVSESVKNGTRVK
- a CDS encoding S8 family serine peptidase → MRSFIVAFILLGVLNVFAQDLNLKISSRLQAKVQSDGQMENYLIWVDFSDKGNDLQKYFNKPETVVTQRSLDRRAKVLDNSNLIKYSDLPVNQDYINQLIQDGFIVKQKSKWFNSVSGYATIDVMNRIIQYPFVKLLDVVGVYTSKKDDVEFEKSNNITSKVSQPEGIHSLNYGNSYTQLNQINVPAVHDSGYNGAGIMICVMDAGFSNLTHEVFSSMNIAHTYDFGTNSPNLTGHFHGTATLSLIGGFKQGELIGPAYGATYLLARTEVDPGETPQEEDNWIAAMEWADSLGVDVTSTSLGYLEFDPPYSSYTWMDMDGNTARITIAADYAVGLGITVVNSAGNNGYNSSHNTLNAPADGDSVVTIGSVNSSGGISSFSSVGPTYDGRIKPDLMAMGSNDYVASIYGNEYNFGSGTSYSCPLVAGVCALILQKNPLLTPMEVLYILKSTASRSANPDNQYGWGIINALNAVNSIVVPVELISFKAEYVNGSVELQWITASETNNYGFEIERKEISGDYQTIGFVSGSGSSTNRITYNFYDNNLNSSEYLYRLKQIDLDGSYEYSAEAGVLITDLNEYKLFQNYPNPFNPVTNLHFIIPEEGTVKIALYDILGNEVKTLLNENITSGSYNLVIDGSDLSSGTYFVKMLSRKSQQVIKMSLLK